DNA from Onthophagus taurus isolate NC chromosome 2, IU_Otau_3.0, whole genome shotgun sequence:
tagtaCCTAATTTCGATTAAGTTTGTTAATTGCAATACTTAATGGAAATAACAGTGTCACAAGCAATATAAGAGAGCAACCATGGGATCCCTATCATCAACAGTCATTGCCAAGTACTACATGGAGCTGTTTTGAGAAATGGCTTAACAATCCAATCCTTAAAAACCAAAGATATATCTTTATCATCTGGCAACATCGCAAATAAAGGCTTGAGTATttcttaaatcatttaaacagTCTCAAAGACGAAGTGTAATGGAAGAAACATGTACACTGCTACCAACAacagaaaatatcaaaaaaggaaaattgcaACTTTTGTGGAGAGAAAATAGGATCGCCAAACTTTTTTTGTGGAATAGGAGAATTTGCTGTTTAGTGCAAGATTAGTTCTCCTCTATCACATTAACTTACTTGGAGCTTACAATCTGTCTCATCACATTTATTTGtcacaaattaaaatattaatctctaaatatttttaaatcaattaattaaattgttattatattgccatatagaaataaaaactttgtttacCATTATGATCATTTTATagacaaataaaacaaatattcgaaaattaaaaataataaattttaaaaaaatagagataTTCTTACCTTCATTGACATCAGTAAATTCATCAATCATCATCATAGTTTTAGCTCTTAACCATTCTGGGTCATTTTCACCTTCAGAATCAACATCCATTTCCTTGGGGTAAATTGGTAAACATGTCGTCGTATGATGGTACAATCGATTATGACCGGTAATAAAAGGTCTTTGCCCGTCGTATTCGCAATCGTCCAATTCTAAAAATTCTGATAAGCTCGGTTTTTGCCTCTTTGGATGGCAAACCAAAATATGCGTAACGGAAGCTCTGCGTACAGGTCCGTTTCTGGAGAAAGCGCAAACCGTCGGTTGCGAGATTAAATCGTGTGGTGAACCTGTATATGAGCCGTCGTATAATTCGTTTATAGCTACGTCGATTCTTGCCCCGACAGATATAGGCACGTAAGTGAAGGTGAATCGTGAGTGGCACAATTTGAGGTGTTTGAGCAGTATGTAGAGTTCTTTGCAATTCATACTGCACCATGGGCAGTGTAAATCTTCACAAGCTTCTGTTTGTTGGCGAGAGTTGTTGTTGTAAACGAATTGAtatattatttgtaatttttgttggtTATTATTGTTTGTTGGGGATGATGTGTTAGTTATCCCGggaatattttctttattatctaTAATTGGATATGGGTTAGGTCTTTCAACTAGAGTTTTCGCAGGTTCTTGGGAccaattcaatttaaatttaatgcaaGGTTCTTGAATGAACGCGTCCAAGTTGTTACAATACTCTGATAAATCAGTCATGTTTTCCCAACtagaatatttttttggtGAATTCTTATTATTACATACTTCTTGGAGAACCAATTCGTAATCAGCGTCAGTTAATAAACAGCGGTTATGTTTATCATAAACAACTAATTCAGAGGCGTAATATTTGGTATcatccaaaataatattaccATTAGATTTTCGACGTTTTGAATTTGGTTCATCTTCATCATTGgtgttaacattttttacacGTAGAATTAATACATAGGACCTTGCTAAAGGTCCACCGGgattattaaatgaatttgtGGGAACACTAACGGTTGGTGATAATACGGGCAGTTGATGTTCATCGGGATTAGCAGTCACCTCGGCAGATCCAAATGAAACCTCCATAAAAGGTGACGCACTATCTTTACGTTTTTTATGACTCATTTTAACTAAAACCGTCTCAACTTGTACCACTTTAATACTTGAATCGAgatgtttatcaaaaaaccCAAAAAACGTTATATTCATGTACCCTGGTAAAATTGTAGGAAAgtctttttgttttgatgtAATCCTTTCTAACAAAGAATCTATTTTGAAACTGATACGACCTTTGTGAGACCGAGACATGCGACTTTTCATATAAGTTAAGTTACGATTAAGAAAGATGGGCTATTAAAAAACAGAGAATACCTAAACTAAGTACAAAGtggaaatattaatatttaaatttacttacaGAACACATATTCCTTGTCCTTAGATATCGATATATTTGAGTTGGTTctaggaaaaaaaaaattaaaacgtttgTTTTAACAGGATGTAAAGTTTGCTTACTTTCGAATGCTTGAAGAAATAATTCGTGATCGGCTTGTATATGGTCCATTCTTGGGTTTTTCGATGAATCCGAGTCTTTATCACGTTTTTTAGGAGgcattttaattgaataatgAGTATTTAGGAAGAACCCGCGAAATGATGGTCCGATTGCTTTGAGGTTTCCCAATCGCCTGAAATTATATACAAACCGAAaatattaccaacctaactgAATAAATAACCAACTTTTAAATACGTAGACCTGAATCATATGTTATTCATGAAATATAATTCAAGGAAACGTCTCCTGAGGAAGAGAATGAAAGCTCAGCAATAAAAGAAATTCCAAGATTACACTAAAACTGCCAATACAATGATACACAAACATTTTTACGGTGGATACGGTTCTGCAGTTCCAAAAAAGATAAACTAACAAACTGAATTACATTcggtttaataataataatcccaAACAGAATATCATTCGGTATAATAAGCGTATAATACAAatgtacttaaaaaataactttgttcatgtttaaaatcaagaaaaagtatTAGGAATTACAGATTTCTACTTAAATGAGTTATTATATGTCATCATAAGATGTCGCTTTCGAGcaacataaaatttactttctGTTTTCTATGGGTTGCACGTTTATTGTTGCAAAATGGAGGCAACGGGTAAGTACAAATATCTATAATGTTAAATAACATACAATCACAACactaaaactttataaaacaagcattaaattactaaatattttgtttaaaaaatgttgtcacGTTCCGAACGGATCATCACCTTATTATAACCTCCTCTGTGTGACAGTGACGGAAGGGGTTAAATGTGGTTGCAAGTCATTATTATCTGTCAAAATGATTGGCCACATATAAAACAAAACCTTTTTGGGATTATTTCTAAATAGGTCGTATTAGTAAATTACGAATTTTAAATAGTTGCAGATTCAGGGGAAATGATTTCGACGTGTGAACAGGAAAATCCCCTACCAAAAGACAACCATTCTTCCAAGGAGGACAAAAGTGATATTTTCGAGCCGTCTGAGTGTAAAATACCAAAGACGGATGCCGGTGACACTGCCGTTCAATTGGACGAACCGCCCAGCGAAATCATTGAAGTTAAAGTCGtgtataacaaaaataaatatgatgTTAGTGCTCCAGCCAATactaaaattgcaaattttaagaAACAACTACAGGGTTTATTGGgtttgtattcattttaattagtaataaaaaccaagaaacagatttttaaaaacgaaaataaaatatatttataagatATTAAACATAAccaagaatttaaaatataattttttatagaaatgtcattttgacatttaaaaagtCAATTTGATGTTTAACCTGTcagtttttaaatgaaatttcaaGATTAAGTCATAACCTAATCAGCATGTAATTCTGTggaaagtatttaaaaatagaaatattttgGAAGATAACACTAATatgattatttgaaacaattgaTATGCAAACATTCTTTCTGTATTAGGTGTTCCAGATTCCatgcaaaaattaatgtataaaGGATTATTACAAGATATGCAAACATTAGAAAGTGCTGGAATAACTAAAGGTGCGAAAGTAATGTTGGTTGGATCTACATTAAATGATGTTTTAGCAGTTTCTTCTGTTACCAAACaggtaattattaataataatgattaataataaaataataatcgtttttattttaggaagtagttgaattagaaaaatctAGTGCAGTTAAAGAACCTTTGtgtaaacaaaaaatgcaTCGGAAAGTTTTAGATAAAGGGGTGCCAGATGATGTTATGCCtggaattaaaaattgtcatGTAAATAACCTAAATTATTTGtgagttaaaatttattgatgaaaacttttttgaatcaaattaGGAGGGATTACCACCATGTCCATTAACCGGAATGTTAAATAAACACGGTGGTAAAGTAagattaacatttaaattagAAAGTGATCAGTTATGGTTGAGTACAAAAGAAAGAACAGAAAAACTGCCAATGGGCTCAATAAAAAACGTCGTCTCAGAACCGATTGCCGAACACGAAGAATATCACATAATGGTaaactaatattaaaataaacaatttaaataattagaatttttattttaagggaATTCAATTAGGACCAACTGAAGCATCTAGATATTGGATATACTGGGTTCCTGCGCAATACATCGAAGCGATAAAAAATGCTGTTTTAGGTCCATGGACGAGCCTTTTTTGATGTCACTCAAtcggatttttttatttaaggttaTTATTAACTTGTACATTTTCTTgagatgatttaaaaagttttatttcttttctgattttaagtatttgtttttaattttctttacaaaagaaataaattcgaTATTACTAAAACTCCCTTTTCAATCGAttgattttaagtaaataaagaaatcaaaatttaactttaaccaAAAATAGTGAGAACGAAGtaaataatacttaaaaaaaaatgctgttcatatttgtgattttgaTTAGCTACAGTTTGAGGGCATTTTCtcatttattacttattatattctgttttttattttaagtgaGAGAATTCGTCAATTGTAtctaatcaatttttaatgctaatattaaacaaaaagaaaattaagtggataagttaattttatattaaatgatttctttaaattttccggtttatattttttattgaattagaaaaattaataagagatTAATTCTTGTTTTCGTAATCATActtaatttgaagttttattatttctgatTTTGGGTGATACTTAACAATTTAATGTTAACGCAAAAAAAcgtgattttaaatttgaggTGTTTGCTTTGTTAAGCTTGATTAAGAAATTGAGCgaaatcatttttgtttaGACATTTCCTAAAACTATGCGTTATGAGTgtgatttatacatcaaacattatttaaataaaaaaagacttatttatattatttgagATCTGTTTAATTTTTCACCAAGAtcctgtataataataatttcttgaGCTCACATAACTATGTGGTTATTAAGTTATATACAACTAAATGAATTAGAATTTAATGCAATATTCCATTTTATATgcttttaatattcttttcaAATAAGGTATTTGAtgtaacaactttcattttaaaattcctttttagaatcatttttatctcTTCAATTTTATCCTtgttgtttccaattattagTAAATAATCCACGTAAATTAGGATATATATTCAAGTTTCTTTGtctatttttgtatataaacaATAATCAGCCattgattgtttaaaattctGTTCAATCATCAAtgtattaaatcttttattccAATATTTTGATGATCTTTTTAAACCCTATAAAgcttttatcaattttaaaactttattctttGCTGTTGTTATTCCTCTTGGCGGTTTCAAATGTATCGTTTCTTCTATATTGTTATAGAAAAACGCGCTGTATATATACCACTTTAAATGATGAGCTACAGCTATAAGCGTTCTTACTGTTTGTCATAAAACTTACGActggaaaaaaatgtaataaaaaatacttccagctacaaattttgacattaatgAATACAATTAGTCaaaatatatcattgaaaGCATGTTTAGgtcaaattttgaaattacaaGTCCTCAACGCAGTCGATAGCACTTTCCGCGATGTTCAGCGCAGATCAGCCTGTTGCAGCGGCAGCAGTAGACAGGTGTCATCCTCCTCTTGACGGACTTATTCATGGTAGGTTTTGAAGAAGGCCCTGTCAGGCACCGAAACTTTCAAGACATCTGCAATAGATTTCCGGAGTTTGCAAGTCAAAGTTGGGTACTGCAATCGCTGTTGAAGCCATGgctcgataattctgtgggtTATCAAGCAAAATTTCCTTCTGGAAACCGGTATCTGACCCCTTTTCACAACATTAGTGACGTAAGTGACATATGCATTCACAAGTACACAAAAGGCCACCGTTTAGTCTTGCGACATTTGATGACACATTTGGTCCAAAGTATCAACTGCCCTTTTTGTGGTATTGTAGGTCTCGATTATCTGAGATTTCTTGGATACTTGATCGATGACAGATTTTTCGTGGCAAGTATACAGTAGCAAAACCACTTTTGAACTTTTTGCCTTGTAAGAAACCACAGTTTTTGGCCCATCAAAACAAAACAAGCTTGTTCCTATGGCTCTGTTCTTGGAATTTATCATTCGTGGAGGAATTTCTCGTTTGTTCTTTTTCAGAGTACTTACAATGGTGAATTTGTTGGGGTCACCTAAGACTCATCATGATCTTATTGAGATTACACACTTTGTGGTCACCTGTATAAAAATGCTATAATTTAAAtagattttcttcaaaaaaccGTTATTGATTTTGTAATCATTACAATTTCACTGATGAacattgtttttataatacattttataacaCAGAATAATCTTAACCTCAATTTGACCGTTGAACCTTTTCTTTATATCTATTAAATCCTTATCAAAATATACTCTAGTTATACGCTtagagaaatattttaaagatggCTTTAAGATCATTTATAAGACCGTTCCAAAATAGATTATTATTCTCAAGAACATACAGTGGATCAAACAATGCGGTAAACGTTACAAtagataacaataaaatagcAACAATCACTATGAATAAAAAACCTATCAATGTGCTTACCGCGGCTTTCTTAACTGAAATAAATGATgcgtttaaaaatttagaagGAAAAGTTAAAGGTGCTATCCTAACATCTGTTAGTAGGTACTCATATCCTTTTAACTTTGTTATATCatctatttaaattttttttagggtttACCGACTGTGTTTTCAGGAGGTTTAGATATAAATGTAATGTATAAACCTGAAAAACAAAACGTTGCAACTTTATGGAGTACTTTACAAGAAGTATGGGTTACTTTACTTAGTACTTCGTACCCAACTGTAGCAGTAATAAATGtaagcaaaaattaatatatcttatttatcaaatatttttgaaaatacaaatttttaggGTAATTCTCCAGCTGGAGGTTGTCTTTTATCAATGTGTTGCGAATATCGTATCATGGTAGACAACTTCATAATTGGAATGAATGAAACCAAATTGGGATTGGTCCCACCGTTTTGGGTAAGAGATGTTATGAGATGTCTTATTGGTTATCGAGAAACTGAACTTGCATTAACAACCGGTATACTATTCACTACAGAAGAAGCATTTAAAATTGGATTGGTTAACGAAAAAACTACAAATAAAGAAGAAGCTTTAAGTAAAGCTATTAAGTTTTTCGAGAGATTTAATAACGTCAATCCAATGGCAAGACAACTTACTAAAATGTCTTTACACCAAGATATAATTGCTGTAAGTAATTAAGATTAATGACatcaaattttatgaatttctttttagaatCTTCGTAAGAAGCAACTTCAAGATACAAACgaatttgtttcatttatttgccAAGATAGTATACAAAAAGTTATTGAAAGTTATCTTGAAGCACTCCAGAAGAAAAAggctaaaaaataattgagtaaaatttattatttttttataataagtatatttttgttaatgattttaagaattctaaattcagtttcaaattttattttaacctcaatgttacctttaaaatttgttaattatccTAGAAAATCTACTAATTTTGTAtactcaattttttaattcggaggagtgttttcaaattgaagcgccaaaaagaaaggttgctattggtcagttttaagcaaaaattaaaaaaattcattacccgaatgattctagttctaggtcttgtgttagttctagtgatagtactagtgtaaaactacaactaacactagaactagaaagtttcgggtttagctgtgtGTCTTTAGACATTTTTAGTCTTCAGATATTTTctagttccagttttagttcaataaaaatatacaacataactagcgctacctaccactgtcactagaattaaaactagaccGAGAagtagaaatattcgggtttagccgcacgtctctcaagacggctaaacccgaatgattctagttctaggtcttgtgttagttctagtgatagtgctagtataaaactagaactaacactagaccgagaactagaaacattcgggtttagccgcacgtttctcaagacggctaaacccgaatgattctagttctaggtcttgtgttagctctagtgatagtgctagtgtaaaactaatactagaccgagaactagaattattcgggtttagccgtcttgagagacgtgcggctaaacccgaatgtttccagttctcggtctagtgttggtgtaaagctagaactaacacttgacctagaactagaaaatattattaatatatttatcactataaaattaaattgcgtcgttaaataaaataatccttGTAATATGCAACACCAAATCTTAAACACATGTACAGATAGTTGCATATCAGCAACAGATAATAAATTATCTACTTTTTCTGGCTTTCAGTCCAGAGAGTAACCGCTAACCCAAAATCTGTGAACATTGAACTCTGTATGATCACTTTTTACTACTCATTCCAACCgttgttttcttcttcaattcAATAACCGCGTGTTAATTCAAAGCAAAATGGCTTTAAGGTCTTTATTAAAACCATTAAGATTGAATTGGCATGCAAGTGCCAGAAATTATAGTGGTGCTAATAGTTTAGTAAGTGTAACTATAAACGATAAAAATGGAATAGCAACTGTATCCATGGATAGAAAGCCGGTGAATGGACTcaattatgaattattaaGAGATTTAAATAAAGCTTTGGAAGGTCTTGAAGGGAAAGCTAAGGGTGCTATTTTAACATCTGTTagtattttttacaataatggtaaaatacaattattttaataacatttttaagagTTTACCCACAATTTTTTCGGGTGGTTTGGATATTATGGAAATGTATAAACCTGAAAAAGAAagagtaaaaaatttttggactCAATTACAAGAAACTTGGATGTGTTTATTTAATACGTCTTATCCAACAGTAGCAGCTATTAATGTAAGAATATGAGTAGCCAAATTCAAATatgaataacattttaatttatagggTCACTCTCCAGCTGGAGGTTGCCTCTTAGCGATGAGTTGCGAATACCGTGTAATGGTAGAAAAATTCACAATAGGATTGAATGAAACCAAGTTGGGAATAGTTGCACCATTTTGGTTTATTGGATCAATGCAAAATACAATCAGCACAAGAAACGCCGAATTAGCTTTAACAGAAGGAAAATTATTCACAACAGAAGAGGCTCTTAAAATAGGATTAGTAGATGAAATTGCTACTAATAAAGAAGATGCATTAATTAAAGCTgaaggattttttaaaagatttgatAAAGTTAATCCATTAGCAAGGCAATTTACCAAAACTTCTTTACGTGGCGATCTTGTGAATGTGAGTTAACACTTAAAAATtgcatttaaaattatttttttaaatatttttattttagaaactccGCGATGAGCAAGAAGAAGATttagaaaagtttttgttttatgtcTTTCAACCAAAAGTGCAAGATGGGTTAGAAAAATATATGCAAGctcttaaaaagaaataagtaCTTTTTCAGTAAATTTggcatataaacaaaaaaaaagaatcgtttattattacactttatattaattttgatataaaattttaaaaaaaattaatatattccTTGTCTCagttttattttccatttaaCTCAAAGCAGCTGTTATATCAGGATCAACAGGCGGTCCTACTTCTAAAGCAGCCAATTGATCAAACTCTTCTCTCTGTTTATCTAGGTAGTTATTAATTTCAAGCACTTTTGTTCTATTCCTTATTATTTCATCtctaaaatcgaaattgatataattaaataaagaaagttgaatttgtatttatgttttttcataaaacttaCTTTGCAAGATTACTTACTAATCCGTTTAACCAATTTTTGGCTCTATTCACCAAGCGATCCTCTCGATTATCAATTGCAAGAAGGTGCATATCATGTGAAGCACCCAAACTGTTCGTTAATATATCTTTGTCAGACATCAACTATTTAAAAATAGGATCGAAATGaatcttatttaattaataaatcattacatACCGTTTTTAGTTCTTTAGGCATAACAAAATCGGGTGTTAAACTCGTCATTGTCATATATCGTTGAGCacaatcgttaatattttcggTATAAGTTTGTTCGGCGGTTCTCATTTGAGCAAAAACACCTTGAGCGTattcaataaaagtatttatCATCTCAGTTAAAGCttgttcaaaaatttgatttacatCTTCCATTTGTTCATAAACGACCATTTCTAAACCCATCAATGTCTTCCAAGTTTCGTGGATTAACAAAGAATATTGCTCGCCGTAATCGAAAACTTTTTGATTATAATCGGCGATCGTTAATTCTCGATTATCAACATCTTCTTGAAGCTTTTTTAtggttgaaaaaattttgttctttttaacTATAAACTGTTCCATTTGAtcctacatttttaaattttttatattaaaattaaataaattcaagaaGCAAATACAAATTTACAATGCTCTCTTGTTGACTTTTCTTCTTAGCagcattaacatttttcataaaactttCCACTTCCTTATGGCGTATTTTGTATTGTTCTTgaccaaaattaaatatttgaagaCAATAAGTGAGGAAAGCAGTTTCAAGTTCGGTGTAAAAATCTTTTGGATCGTCACCGATTTTCATTAAGCTCTGCAGATCAACATCTTCTTCAAACATTTGATCAAATAAATGGTTACTACccaaaaattcaataaaactgTCTGCATATAACTCAGATTCGGCATTTTCAGCCGCAATTTTATCATCGATTTCTTTCTGCTTAGCTTCTACTTCTTCAATTTCTGATAAAAGACtactatatttaaaaaaaaattacattaataaaatatgttgaaTAAGTATAGACTTTTGATGCAGATAATGCAATTAGGTGAAGATTGAATGTGTGGTAACGAACACATTTCGGAAAAGGACTCACACCGTTACAAAACATCCAGAGGTTTCTAAAGGATGCCAAAGCTCAATTTGGGATGTAGCACCATTGGAGAGAGCTACAATTCTAGATGAAATAAAGCCAAAAGAAACGATCTCTGATTCGTTAGGTACATGATGGAGAGAGAACGCCATTCATTGGATCCCAACCCGGTTGtgaactacaaaaaagccacctagaACAAGTAATGAACATTTGGGAGCCCTCAAAGGTAgtcttacgctggaaagaacttccacgtcatagacaagcgaagagtagaACTGCGCAAAACGAAATCAAACAGGTTTTATgtctcagcaaaggggatctaaggacACTCTCAGGTTTCTTAACCGGCCATGCGCCCTTAAAACACCACCTCTtgcacattggacaagctaaGGATCAAACATGTCGAttttgcaacgacgagtcagaaacggCTGAACATATACCGTGTAATTGTGTTGCCAGAATGTTttgacacctaccgacataaaggaacaagaccttggagcaatactaagattcattaaggacctacatttgctcTAAATATTTGGAGGggtaaagttacaatagaacTTATAGGTCGCTCCCCCCAGgtcggcagcaataataataaccccACAAGAGAAGGAAGAGAAGTAGGCGCCAAAAGGAGTAAATAAGACGATTTCAGAGTGGATCTTAACAGAGggcataaaataaattaaaaaatatttgttaaacatATGTATTATTTAATCTAATTACATCAAGTCtttaaaattacatcaaattaatttatttaatttcttcttcgtCTTACTCTTGATATTCTCCAAGCATTAGGTTcttcatatttattat
Protein-coding regions in this window:
- the LOC111427310 gene encoding ubiquitin domain-containing protein UBFD1-like — protein: MEATVADSGEMISTCEQENPLPKDNHSSKEDKSDIFEPSECKIPKTDAGDTAVQLDEPPSEIIEVKVVYNKNKYDVSAPANTKIANFKKQLQGLLGVPDSMQKLMYKGLLQDMQTLESAGITKGAKVMLVGSTLNDVLAVSSVTKQEVVELEKSSAVKEPLCKQKMHRKVLDKGVPDDVMPGIKNCHEGLPPCPLTGMLNKHGGKVRLTFKLESDQLWLSTKERTEKLPMGSIKNVVSEPIAEHEEYHIMGIQLGPTEASRYWIYWVPAQYIEAIKNAVLGPWTSLF
- the LOC111427307 gene encoding polycomb protein Su(z)12, with the translated sequence MPPKKRDKDSDSSKNPRMDHIQADHELFLQAFEKPTQIYRYLRTRNMCSPIFLNRNLTYMKSRMSRSHKGRISFKIDSLLERITSKQKDFPTILPGYMNITFFGFFDKHLDSSIKVVQVETVLVKMSHKKRKDSASPFMEVSFGSAEVTANPDEHQLPVLSPTVSVPTNSFNNPGGPLARSYVLILRVKNVNTNDEDEPNSKRRKSNGNIILDDTKYYASELVVYDKHNRCLLTDADYELVLQEVCNNKNSPKKYSSWENMTDLSEYCNNLDAFIQEPCIKFKLNWSQEPAKTLVERPNPYPIIDNKENIPGITNTSSPTNNNNQQKLQIIYQFVYNNNSRQQTEACEDLHCPWCSMNCKELYILLKHLKLCHSRFTFTYVPISVGARIDVAINELYDGSYTGSPHDLISQPTVCAFSRNGPVRRASVTHILVCHPKRQKPSLSEFLELDDCEYDGQRPFITGHNRLYHHTTTCLPIYPKEMDVDSEGENDPEWLRAKTMMMIDEFTDVNEGEKELMKMWNLHVMKYGFVGDCQIPLACHMFVQHKGKELLMKNLYRNFVVHMCSLFDFGLVSAVCLYATLKKLQEMVAETGAIKNVLRESREAQMDNWNKVGVQLPLEKSACKTPSGRKTAGIGIQRRKGTPTPAEPSRRKSVGSGETTRKRLSLSLKQVDHKNASS
- the LOC111427522 gene encoding enoyl-CoA delta isomerase 1, mitochondrial-like; the encoded protein is MALRSLLKPLRLNWHASARNYSGANSLVSVTINDKNGIATVSMDRKPVNGLNYELLRDLNKALEGLEGKAKGAILTSSLPTIFSGGLDIMEMYKPEKERVKNFWTQLQETWMCLFNTSYPTVAAINGHSPAGGCLLAMSCEYRVMVEKFTIGLNETKLGIVAPFWFIGSMQNTISTRNAELALTEGKLFTTEEALKIGLVDEIATNKEDALIKAEGFFKRFDKVNPLARQFTKTSLRGDLVNKLRDEQEEDLEKFLFYVFQPKVQDGLEKYMQALKKK
- the LOC111427599 gene encoding enoyl-CoA delta isomerase 1, mitochondrial-like, whose translation is MALRSFIRPFQNRLLFSRTYSGSNNAVNVTIDNNKIATITMNKKPINVLTAAFLTEINDAFKNLEGKVKGAILTSGLPTVFSGGLDINVMYKPEKQNVATLWSTLQEVWVTLLSTSYPTVAVINGNSPAGGCLLSMCCEYRIMVDNFIIGMNETKLGLVPPFWVRDVMRCLIGYRETELALTTGILFTTEEAFKIGLVNEKTTNKEEALSKAIKFFERFNNVNPMARQLTKMSLHQDIIANLRKKQLQDTNEFVSFICQDSIQKVIESYLEALQKKKAKK
- the LOC111427520 gene encoding dynein regulatory complex subunit 3-like; translated protein: MNPCTKSEPRVIDHQVIQKCLEEQVLKGEAGRLALLEGIPWNEVLQARLEFLNILRIDHVWMLPGLRKLSLSNNLIEKIENMDALVNLEELDLSFNRIKALENLNTLVNLQILTVFDNLITKIENMDNLKKLMIFSIGNNLIEDRENVIYLRRFPNLKSVNMAGNPCAKEADFRIFACVFLHTVDYYEYKKILDEEREEGHSIYHSLLSEIEEVEAKQKEIDDKIAAENAESELYADSFIEFLGSNHLFDQMFEEDVDLQSLMKIGDDPKDFYTELETAFLTYCLQIFNFGQEQYKIRHKEVESFMKNVNAAKKKSQQESIDQMEQFIVKKNKIFSTIKKLQEDVDNRELTIADYNQKVFDYGEQYSLLIHETWKTLMGLEMVVYEQMEDVNQIFEQALTEMINTFIEYAQGVFAQMRTAEQTYTENINDCAQRYMTMTSLTPDFVMPKELKTLMSDKDILTNSLGASHDMHLLAIDNREDRLVNRAKNWLNGLVSNLAKDEIIRNRTKVLEINNYLDKQREEFDQLAALEVGPPVDPDITAALS